The genomic stretch GCAGGGCTCGATAACGGCGGAGAGGGACCGGTTCCGTCATTACCCATGCCTGGATCGCCCCCCCGCGATCTCCAAGGAGAGAGAGGACCATCTCGCCGCTTTGGCTGAAATGGCTGTCTGGGAACAGTGGGCTTCGGATTTCTATCTCTTTGGCTTTTCCCCTTTCTATGTGGATTTGAGAAATCTCGTGGGAGAACTGGTGGATATGGCGCGGGGGCTGGGATTGCAAATGGAAGAGAGAGCGGCGACGGAACCCCAAACGATTCCTTACAGCCTCATCGAATCGCTCTTCCAAAGGAAACTGGAAGAGGCGGGGATCGTGGGTGAGATCTCCGAAAAGGTGGCTCGGCTGAATAGCCGGGAGCAGAGGCGCTCCCTGTTCTCCTTGATCGAGGTG from Deltaproteobacteria bacterium encodes the following:
- a CDS encoding YkgJ family cysteine cluster protein, producing MPVTLVDLIFQAEALEREPDELYRLFYKIGWSPEDETSWVGRLSLELRKPCGFLEGLWCRVYPVRPIGCAEFPEAWHLWSRQGSITAERDRFRHYPCLDRPPAISKEREDHLAALAEMAVWEQWASDFYLFGFSPFYVDLRNLVGELVDMARGLGLQMEERAATEPQTIPYSLIESLFQRKLEEAGIVGEISEKVARLNSREQRRSLFSLIEVAGEVVQTPGTEKPVMYHRFEGKALRSYRRSRYLPPGRGFEVSREGKASGYP